A genomic window from Lotus japonicus ecotype B-129 chromosome 1, LjGifu_v1.2 includes:
- the LOC130743178 gene encoding uncharacterized protein LOC130743178, with amino-acid sequence MQRAREMIANLRRAPEKRRPTNVMRFRMEFARWRGRVGLAMGVGEGELEIERQRRGWVLGKNLQLRRSRTSPSTRIMARTKQTKRVSSEELADRRAYLHASHRRGDHDTDVSTSRKGASKGAPKATTEVPAPATEVPAPATESTPEVSAHDTVEPSTSSLDIDAVEEPESESGSESGSESGSESEIEGEDVEVEDPNMPPLQRDPPFPGGPVELSLLQHYPDHIAPWTWHTLLGTTDPRYSERGDLRLATAGTKLGLMTCDGDNYREVRLIVERSGLYPLVRCSYVETDPRLISALVERWHEKTSSFHMPFGEMTVTLDDVSALLHIPVGGRFYTPGVASRYDVAETCALLLGGDADLYMAEFDRLRGPTMRFSFLRDLYPKAVAEGRYEHAARMYLMHLVGATLFADKSGGHSFSARWIGMLQDLERVSEFAWGAMALATLQARSPVCEPGLHRGPAQSS; translated from the exons ATGCAGAGAGCGAGAGAGATGATAGCAAATTTGCGAAGAGCACCTGAGAAGAGAAGACCAACGAATGTGATGCGATTCAGAATGGAATTCGCACGGTGGCGTGGCCGCGTGGGTCTTGCTATGGGTGTGGGAGAAGGAGAACTGGAGATAGAGAGGCAGAGGCGTGGCTGGGTCCTGGGCAAGAATCTGCAACTTCGTCGATCTAGAACTTCACCCTCAACAAGA ATTATGGCGAGGACAAAGCAAACTAAGAGGGTATCATCTGAAGAGTTGGCCGATCGTCGTGCCTATCTCCACGCTTCTCATAGGCGAGGTGATCATGATACAGATGTGTCGACTTCTCGGAAGGGGGCTAGTAAGGGGGCTCCGAAGGCGACCACTGAGGTTCCTGCCCCTGCCACTGAGGTTCCTGCCcctgctactgag TCGACGCCTGAGGTTAGTGCCCACGATACTGTTGAGCCTTCCACCTCTTCACTTgatattgatgcagttgaggagCCGGAGTCGGAGTCGGGGTCTGAGTCGGGGTCGGAGTCGGGGTCTGAGTCTGAGATTGAGGGTGAGGatgtagaggtagaggatccGAATATGCCGCCGCTCCAGAGAGATCCACCGTTTCCTGGTGGGCCGGTTGAGTTGTCACTTCTGCAGCATTACCCGGATCACATAGCGCCGTGGACGTGGCATACCCTACTAGGCACCACTGACCCTCGTTATTCTGAGCGAGGTGATTTGAGGCTTGCCACTGCTGGTACGAAGCTCGGGCTGATGACGTGTGATGGGGACAATTACAGGGAGGTCCGCTTGATTGTGGAGAGGAGCGGACTGTATCCACTGGTCAGGTGCAGCTATGTAGAGACGGATCCAAGGCTTATATCGGCCCTTGTGGAGAGGTGGCACGAGAAGACTAGTAGTTTCCACATGCCATTTGGGGAGATGACTGTCACCCTTGACGACGTCTCCGCTCTTCTTCACATCCCGGTTGGTGGGAGATTCTACACTCCAGGAGTGGCCTCGAGATATGATGTGGCAGAGACCTGCGCTTTGCTGTTAGGGGGGGATGCAGATTTGTACATGGCTGAGTTTGATAGGCTTAGGGGTCCGACTATGAGGTTCAGCTTCTTGCGAGACCTTTACCCGAAAGCTGTTGCAG AGGGGCGGTACGAGCATGCAGCCAGGATGTACCTGATGCATCTTGTTGGCGCGACATTGTTCGCCGACAAGAGTGGGGGGCACTCATTCTCTGCCCGTTGGATCGGCATGCTACAGGATCTTGAGCGGGTGTCGGAGTTCGCGTGGGGCGCCATGGCCCTTGCCACGTT ACAGGCTCGTTCGCCGGTATGCGAACCCGGCTTACACAGAGGACCAGCCCAGAGCTCGTAG
- the LOC130740159 gene encoding glycine-rich RNA-binding protein 1-like: MRQFGYIQTIPRHPSEMDRSPAAEAVDAAFADYVQYLFPEGDPTIEEGQAVGGYMDWYARVSHCFIIPDERRIDLSAVAALRRALEVLELSLEVDDALLPGTQARALTERALRILQDLAGTQGIAYAAGRGGLGAGGRAGGRAGGRAGGRAGGREGGRAAGGREGGRAGARGGRRGRGGRRGRGQ; encoded by the exons ATGCGACAGTTTGGGTATATACAGACGATCCCGCGCCACCCTAGTGAGATGGATAGATCTCCCGCAGCTGAGGCTGTTGATGCGGCATTCGCAGATTATGTGCAGTACTTGTTCCCTGAGGGTGACCCTACTATAGAGGAGGGACAGGCTGTGGGCGGTTACATGGATTGGTACGCTAGAGTGTCTCATTGTTTCATCATACCGGATGAGAGGAGGATTGATCTCAGTGCCGtg GCTGCTTTGCGTAGGGCTTTAGAAGTCCTTGAGTTGTCACTTGAGGTGGATGATGCTTTGCTGCCAGGCACACAGGCCCGCGCTTTAACGGAGAGAGCACTTCGCATCCTCCAGGACTTGGCTGGGACACAGGGCATTGCTTACGCTGCTGGGAGAGGAGGTCTGGGAGCAGGTGGCCGAGCAGGTGGCCGAGCCGGTGGCCGAGCAGGTGGCCGAGCAGGTGGCCGGGAGGGAGGCAGGGCAGCAGGTGGCCGGGAGGGCGGCAGGGCAGGAGCCAGGGGAGGCCGTAGGGGTAGGGGAGGTCGTCGGGGTAGGGGACAGTAG
- the LOC130743181 gene encoding uncharacterized protein LOC130743181, protein MTNTFFYDDEMLLLKQDNDVNEGMLLQQQDNVQPISVDTTHLWSTDQIFETVDDLKQWAKNVGKDNGYAIVTGRSDYSRKGGNMYIILRCSKHGVYIPYKDPKSFKYNSTGSQKCNCPFKLKGQPTEGDRNWWLKVLEGVHNHEPARSLVGHSYAGRLTEEEKENNPGNLSTITQVYNRIKKVKELDRGPLTEMQYLLKKLAEANYVHFERHEEDSGVIMELFWAHPNAIKLFNTFPHVVIMDCTYKTNKFQIPLLEMVGLTSTSLTYSIAFC, encoded by the exons ATGACGAACACATTTTTCTATGATGATGAAATGCTGCTTCTAAAACAAGATAATGATGTCAATGAAGGAATGTTGCTTCAACAACAAGATAATGTTCAGCCTATAAGTGTGGATACCACTCATTTATGGTCGACCGATCAG ATATTTGAAACGGTTGATGACCTTAAACAATGGGCTAAGAATGTTGGGAAGGACAATGGATATGCGATTGTGACTGGAAGGTCTGATTATTCCAGAAAAGGTGGAAATATGTATATTATTCTGCGGTGCTCGAAGCATGGTGTGTATATCCCGTACAAGGACCCTAAGTCCTTCAAGTACAACTCCACCGGATCACAAAAATGTAATTGTCCTTTTAAACTTAAAGGACAACCTACGGAGGGTGATAGAAATTGGTGGCTGAAAGTGTTGGAAGGggtacacaaccatgaaccagctagatCTTTGGTTGGCCATTCCTATGCTGGTCGACTgacagaagaagagaag GAAAATAATCCGGGTAACTTGTCTACCATCACTCAAGTGTATAATCGCATCAAAAAAGTTAAAGAACTAGACCGCGGGCCACTTACAGAGATGCAATATTTGCTGAAGAAGTTGGCAGAAGCCAACTATgttcactttgaaagacatgaagAAGATTCGGGTGTCATTATGGAACTTTTCTGGGCTCATCCTAATGCTATTAAactcttcaacacattccctcaCGTGGTaatcatggattgcacatacaagacaaacaaatttcAAATTCCATTGCTTGAAATGGTTGGCCTCACTTCTACTAGTCTGACTTACTCCATTGCATTTTGCTAA